The Actinomycetota bacterium genome contains a region encoding:
- a CDS encoding MBL fold metallo-hydrolase yields MQLSFYGAAREVTGSCYGLEVNGKKILVDCGLQQGEDKGSDQSLPFNADEIDFVLLTHAHIDHSGRLPLLAKQGFKGKIFAIEVTCELITVMLKDSAEIQETDAKWENKKARRAGEAEVEPLYTKADVAKTLEFLEPCRYGQRYDLGHGIQVNFVDAGHILGSASLEVFLKEDGISKKIVFSGDIGNMEQPIIKNPQYIDNADLVVMESTYGDRNHEKRGDYAQGLASIIDKILNQGGNVIIPSFALERTQGLLYLIREIKERKLVKQAGFPVYVDSPLASELTKLYDHDLKVYGDTPTRDLVLNGLDPLDFPNLSFTDSTQESKALNYDPVPKVIIASSGMCEGGRIRHHLKHNLWREESAIVFVGFQAQGTLGRELVEGADKVDIYGEKIAVRAAIYNFKGLSAHADKDGLLAWINSFNPQPQQVWVTHGEDYVCQAFADTLAQLGFKAEAPQFKSVYDLGTGKIINTGTEEMPAAVSTAYQSLNQSRI; encoded by the coding sequence ATGCAATTATCATTTTATGGGGCAGCCAGGGAAGTAACCGGCAGCTGCTATGGGTTGGAAGTTAATGGGAAAAAGATTTTGGTAGACTGCGGACTGCAGCAGGGAGAGGATAAGGGCAGTGACCAGAGCCTCCCTTTTAATGCAGACGAAATTGATTTTGTGCTGTTAACCCATGCCCATATTGACCATAGCGGCAGGCTTCCATTGCTGGCAAAGCAGGGTTTTAAGGGAAAGATATTTGCTATAGAGGTGACCTGCGAACTTATTACCGTAATGTTAAAGGATAGCGCAGAAATACAGGAAACTGATGCAAAATGGGAAAACAAGAAAGCCAGGAGAGCAGGTGAGGCAGAGGTAGAACCCCTGTACACCAAGGCTGATGTTGCCAAAACCCTGGAATTTTTAGAGCCTTGCCGCTATGGGCAGCGGTATGATTTGGGGCACGGCATACAGGTTAATTTTGTAGACGCAGGGCACATACTGGGCTCAGCCAGCCTGGAGGTGTTTTTAAAAGAGGACGGAATATCAAAAAAAATAGTTTTTTCCGGTGATATCGGTAATATGGAGCAGCCCATTATAAAAAATCCCCAATATATTGATAATGCTGATCTAGTAGTCATGGAATCCACTTATGGAGACCGTAATCATGAAAAAAGGGGAGATTATGCACAAGGCCTGGCTAGCATAATAGATAAAATATTAAACCAGGGAGGTAATGTTATAATACCCTCTTTCGCCTTGGAAAGAACCCAGGGACTGCTATACTTAATTAGGGAAATAAAGGAAAGAAAACTGGTAAAACAGGCTGGTTTCCCGGTTTATGTGGACAGCCCCTTAGCTTCCGAGCTTACCAAACTGTATGATCATGATTTAAAAGTTTATGGAGATACCCCTACCAGGGATTTGGTTTTAAATGGATTGGACCCCTTGGATTTTCCCAACTTATCGTTTACAGACTCTACCCAGGAGTCTAAAGCCTTAAATTATGATCCGGTTCCCAAGGTTATTATAGCCTCCAGTGGAATGTGTGAGGGGGGAAGGATCAGGCATCATCTAAAACATAATTTATGGAGAGAGGAAAGCGCAATAGTGTTTGTAGGTTTTCAGGCCCAGGGCACTTTGGGCCGGGAATTGGTGGAAGGAGCAGATAAGGTGGATATTTATGGGGAGAAAATAGCAGTAAGGGCTGCCATCTATAATTTCAAGGGTCTGTCTGCCCATGCAGATAAGGATGGATTGCTGGCTTGGATCAATAGCTTTAACCCCCAACCACAGCAGGTATGGGTAACCCATGGGGAAGATTATGTTTGCCAGGCTTTTGCAGACACCTTGGCCCAGCTGGGATTTAAGGCGGAAGCGCCCCAATTTAAATCTGTTTACGACCTGGGTACAGGCAAGATTATAAATACTGGTACGGAAGAAATGCCGGCAGCGGTCTCTACTGCCTATCAAAGCTTGAACCAATCCCGGATTAA